Genomic window (Lampris incognitus isolate fLamInc1 chromosome 3, fLamInc1.hap2, whole genome shotgun sequence):
CCACATTTCCATGTCCAGATCGGAAAACAGAGGGAATATGCCCAGATTTAATCTGAATTAGTAAAGGTCTCATTAGCTGAAATGTACCGGCTATAGTTCATGCATTTATCCGTGCACCACGAGTCCATGCATTTTCGTTAAAGCAATCAGGTGCTGCCATCTGTTGTCTAATTATTCTAAAAGCAAagtgtacattttttttaatttcacctTAAGCTGTGTTCGTTTACTTTGTGTTATGCGCAGCACATAAATAGCGATCAAACGATTCGTTTAATAATTTTGTTTTAACCAGCTGTCCAGCTGATCGTTATTTCCTTGTCACCGCGTCTGATGTGGAACTGTCGTCGGGTTCTCTGAGACGGGGACTTTTTTGATGTTGCACAATACAATGTGGGCGAGTGTCGAGTGGGAAGATGCGTTTGAGTCCAACTCGTGTGATCGATATCCTATGGTTTTTGTTGTGTTTATGTTTTTTTCTGGCTTTTTTAGTGCACAGATTCTCACGTATTTTGCCGGCAATACTAAAGAACTCCCCAGTCCAGCTTTTGTTCCAGGATCTTATTCGATACGGCAAAACTAAGCAGCGGTTAAAACGAGACAACTGGCTGCGCATCTTTGATATCCCAAAAAGGTGGCTGTCCGTAAACGGATTATTTTGCAAACCTAAGATGTTGGCCCGGTGAACAGACGCAAATAAACTCGATCGTTTTATCGTATCGCTATTTATTGCCATTGATAACCATTAAATGCTCTATTCCCAATACGAAATAACCTATTGGATTGATCTGTTGCTGTGAGTGATCTGTTGCTGTGACTGTGTACACATTATTTCCTCCATTTAGATGGTTCTGGCACTTTTATGCAGTCTCCCTTGTTTGGAATGGCCTTCTGTTGGCCCTGTCCCTTAATTTGATATTAAGGGACGAGCCATATCCATTATGGTTAACTGTGATGTCGGGATATTTAACAGGCATACCAGCGGTTGATAGTCAAAGTATGTGAAATCCAGCGCTCCACATTGGTCTCAGAATATACTACGTTATGAGTCCTTTAATTGTTATCTTCTCATACACCTTTAGAAAAGTAATGCCATGTCTTTAAGCTCCAAAGGTGTCTACTttactggtgctgctgctgctgtggatcCATTCTCTCAGGAGACTGTTGGAGTGCCTGCTTGTCAGTGTGTTTTCTGAGGGGCCCATTCATATGGTGCAATACATATTTGGCTTGGCCTATTATATCATACTGGGGGTAACAGTCCTCTGTGCAGACCATCTGAGGACTGTTGAAGGTAAAACTGAATTACTATTCTGCAAATCTTTTATGTGGTAATGGTTCTGTGTGGTGTTAATGTTTTTActgcttgttttcttttcttttctttcagagACAAGCACTCTCCTCTCCCAGCTAGGCTGGCTACACGTTGCTGGGACCGCACTCTTTATTTGGGCCTCACTGCTTCAACACCGCTCCTTGGTGCTGCTAGCTAAGCTTCGTACCGGAAGTTCAGGTAAGCTCATACACTTGTCTGAGATCAAACATATACTTACCTATTGCATCAGTAGTAGCATTAACATCTCTGTCCAATAATCCTGTGTCCTGAATCTGCAATGTTTTCTATCAGTCGTTGTTTTTGTCTTACAGGAacagtggagacactggctcacAGAATACCGAATGGAGGGTGGTTTGAGCTGGTGTCATGTCCCCATTACTTTGCAGAGCTGCTTGTCTATGTTTCACtgagtttggtttttggaggccTCTCTCTTACT
Coding sequences:
- the srd5a3 gene encoding polyprenol reductase, with the translated sequence MRLSPTRVIDILWFLLCLCFFLAFLVHRFSRILPAILKNSPVQLLFQDLIRYGKTKQRLKRDNWLRIFDIPKRWFWHFYAVSLVWNGLLLALSLNLILRDEPYPLWLTVMSGYLTGIPAVDSQTPKVSTLLVLLLLWIHSLRRLLECLLVSVFSEGPIHMVQYIFGLAYYIILGVTVLCADHLRTVEETSTLLSQLGWLHVAGTALFIWASLLQHRSLVLLAKLRTGSSGTVETLAHRIPNGGWFELVSCPHYFAELLVYVSLSLVFGGLSLTCWLVVLYVLFNQALAAQLCHEFYLSKFEFYPRHRKAFIPFVL